A region of Culicoides brevitarsis isolate CSIRO-B50_1 chromosome 1, AGI_CSIRO_Cbre_v1, whole genome shotgun sequence DNA encodes the following proteins:
- the LOC134838183 gene encoding bifunctional 3'-phosphoadenosine 5'-phosphosulfate synthase isoform X4, with the protein MSINRSRYYSQGHKIECLQVATNVTEQKHHVTREMRGRNLGLCRGFRGCTIWLTGLSGAGKTSIAFELEAHLVARGIPAYGLDGDNIRTGLNKNLGFSQVDREENIRRVAEVAKLFADSGVICICSFVSPFAEDRDMARKIHKDADLKFFEIFVNTPLSVCESRDVKGLYKKAREGAIQGFTGVTQAYEAPEHPDLKVETENLSIKESTAKLLDLLVKNNIIPDFVREEAPIVELFVPTHRKQAAMEEAKTLPSLNISNVELQWLQVLAEGWAQPLKGFMREHEYLQVLHFNCLINETENIRDNMSVPIVLSASEADKKRLEGYSSIALYHNNEPVAIMRKPEFFFQRKEERCSRQFGTNNGNHPYIKMIHESGAFLVGGDLEVLDRVRYNDGLDNYRLTPNEIRFRLKAMKADAVFAFQLRNPIHNGHALLMQDCRRQLLERGFQNPVLLLHPLGGWTKDDDVPLPVRMAQHQAVLDAGVLDRETTLLAIFPSPMMYAGPTEVQWHAKARMNAGANFYIVGRDPAGMPHPDKSLYPDGNLYEDTHGAKVLSMAPGLDSLEIIPFRVAAYDKKASRMAFFEPSRKEDFEFISGTKMRGFARNGELPPTGFMEPKAWKILSEYYQSLKK; encoded by the exons ATGAGTATCAATCGAAGTCGTTATTACTCGCAAGGTCACAAAatcgaa tGTTTACAAGTGGCAACAAACGTAACGGAACAAAAGCACCATGTCACACGTGAGATGCGCGGTCGAAATTTGGGTCTTTGTCGCGGTTTTCGCGGATGCACAATTTGGCTCACAGGTTTAAGTGGCGCCGGAAAAACCTCCATTGCCTTCGAGTTGGAAGCACATTTGGTCGCTCGTGGAATTCCTGCTTACGGACTCGACGGCGACAACATTCGTACgggtttaaataaaaatttgggatTCAGTCAAGTGGATCGTGAGGAAAATATTCGTCGTGTTGCTGAAGTTGCGAAACTTTTTGCCGATTCCGGCGTTATTTGTATCTGTTCGTTCGTGTCGCCGTTCGCCGAGGATCGCGATATGGCGCGAAAAATCCACAAAGATGCCGACTTGAAGTTTTTCGAGATTTTCGTCAATACGCCGCTGAGTGTTTGTGAGTCGCGCGACGTCAAAGGTCTGTACAAGAAGGCACGCGAAGGCGCAATTCAGGGATTTACGGGTGTTACGCAAGCCTACGAGGCGCCCGAACATCCCGACTTGAAGGTAGAAACGGAAAATTTGTCCATCAAGGAGTCGACGGCGAAACTGCTGGATTTGCTCgtgaaaaataacattattcCGGATTTTGTGCGCGAAGAGGCGCCAATTGTGGAACTTTTTGTGCCGACACATCGCAAACAGGCAGCGATGGAAGAGGCGAAAACACTGCCTTCGTTAAACATATCGAATGTCGAGCTGCAATGGCTGCAAGTGCTTGCCGAGGGATGGGCGCAACCGTTGAAAGGCTTTATGCGGGAACACGAATACCTTCAAGTGCtgcattttaattgtttgatcAACGAAACGGAGAACATTCGGGACAATATGTCGGTGCCAATTGTACTTTCGGCATCGGAAGCTGACAAAAAACGTCTCGAAGGGTACAGCTCGATTGCGCTTTATCACAACAACGAGCCTGTGGCAATTATGCGGAAACCGGAATTTTTCTTTCAGCGCAAAGAGGAGCGTTGTAGTCGACAATTTGGCACAAATAACGGAAATCATCCTTATATCAAG ATGATTCACGAATCAGGTGCTTTTCTCGTGGGCGGCGACTTGGAAGTGCTCGATCGTGTGCGATACAATGACGGTCTCGACAACTACCGTTTGACGCCAAACGAAATCCGTTTCCGACTGAAAGCCATGAAAGCCGATGCCGTCTTCGCATTCCAGCTTCGCAATCCAATCCACAACGGGCACGCGCTCCTCATGCAGGATTGTCGTCGTCAATTGCTCGAACGCGGCTTCCAAAATCCCGTTTTGTTGCTTCACCCGCTCGGCGGATGGACCAAAGACGACGACGTCCCGTTGCCGGTTCGCATGGCGCAACATCAAGCAGTTTTGGATGCGGGCGTTCTGGATCGCGAGACAACTTTGCTCGCAATTTTCCCGTCGCCAATGATGTATGCGGGTCCGACGGAGGTGCAATGGCACGCAAAAGCCCGCATGAATGCCGGAGCGAATTTCTACATTGTGGGACGAGATCCCGCGGGAATGCCGCATCCCGACAAGTCACTTTATCCCGATGGAAATTTGTATGAAGACACGCATGGCGCGAAAGTTCTTTCCATGGCACCGGGATTGGATAGTTTggag atcATCCCATTCCGCGTCGCAGCATACGACAAAAAGGCATCTCGCATGGCGTTCTTCGAACCGAGTCGCAAGGAAGACTTTGAATTTATATCAGGCACAAAAATGCGCGGATTCGCCCGCAACGGAGAACTTCCGCCAACTGGCTTCATGGAACCAAAAGCGTGGAAAATTCTCTCAGAGTACTACCAATCGttgaaaaaatag
- the LOC134838183 gene encoding bifunctional 3'-phosphoadenosine 5'-phosphosulfate synthase isoform X1 produces MFVKRRKLSNFNNNDTLNNPNYETPNLNGVKRFCLQHKNCNGLTSEQCLQVATNVTEQKHHVTREMRGRNLGLCRGFRGCTIWLTGLSGAGKTSIAFELEAHLVARGIPAYGLDGDNIRTGLNKNLGFSQVDREENIRRVAEVAKLFADSGVICICSFVSPFAEDRDMARKIHKDADLKFFEIFVNTPLSVCESRDVKGLYKKAREGAIQGFTGVTQAYEAPEHPDLKVETENLSIKESTAKLLDLLVKNNIIPDFVREEAPIVELFVPTHRKQAAMEEAKTLPSLNISNVELQWLQVLAEGWAQPLKGFMREHEYLQVLHFNCLINETENIRDNMSVPIVLSASEADKKRLEGYSSIALYHNNEPVAIMRKPEFFFQRKEERCSRQFGTNNGNHPYIKMIHESGAFLVGGDLEVLDRVRYNDGLDNYRLTPNEIRFRLKAMKADAVFAFQLRNPIHNGHALLMQDCRRQLLERGFQNPVLLLHPLGGWTKDDDVPLPVRMAQHQAVLDAGVLDRETTLLAIFPSPMMYAGPTEVQWHAKARMNAGANFYIVGRDPAGMPHPDKSLYPDGNLYEDTHGAKVLSMAPGLDSLEIIPFRVAAYDKKASRMAFFEPSRKEDFEFISGTKMRGFARNGELPPTGFMEPKAWKILSEYYQSLKK; encoded by the exons ATGTTCGTGAAACgtagaaaattatcaaattttaataataatgacacaCTAAACAATCCCAACTACGAAACTCCCAATTTGAATGGCGTAAAGCGATTTTGCCTGCAGCACAAAAATTGCAATGGATTGACATCGgaacag tGTTTACAAGTGGCAACAAACGTAACGGAACAAAAGCACCATGTCACACGTGAGATGCGCGGTCGAAATTTGGGTCTTTGTCGCGGTTTTCGCGGATGCACAATTTGGCTCACAGGTTTAAGTGGCGCCGGAAAAACCTCCATTGCCTTCGAGTTGGAAGCACATTTGGTCGCTCGTGGAATTCCTGCTTACGGACTCGACGGCGACAACATTCGTACgggtttaaataaaaatttgggatTCAGTCAAGTGGATCGTGAGGAAAATATTCGTCGTGTTGCTGAAGTTGCGAAACTTTTTGCCGATTCCGGCGTTATTTGTATCTGTTCGTTCGTGTCGCCGTTCGCCGAGGATCGCGATATGGCGCGAAAAATCCACAAAGATGCCGACTTGAAGTTTTTCGAGATTTTCGTCAATACGCCGCTGAGTGTTTGTGAGTCGCGCGACGTCAAAGGTCTGTACAAGAAGGCACGCGAAGGCGCAATTCAGGGATTTACGGGTGTTACGCAAGCCTACGAGGCGCCCGAACATCCCGACTTGAAGGTAGAAACGGAAAATTTGTCCATCAAGGAGTCGACGGCGAAACTGCTGGATTTGCTCgtgaaaaataacattattcCGGATTTTGTGCGCGAAGAGGCGCCAATTGTGGAACTTTTTGTGCCGACACATCGCAAACAGGCAGCGATGGAAGAGGCGAAAACACTGCCTTCGTTAAACATATCGAATGTCGAGCTGCAATGGCTGCAAGTGCTTGCCGAGGGATGGGCGCAACCGTTGAAAGGCTTTATGCGGGAACACGAATACCTTCAAGTGCtgcattttaattgtttgatcAACGAAACGGAGAACATTCGGGACAATATGTCGGTGCCAATTGTACTTTCGGCATCGGAAGCTGACAAAAAACGTCTCGAAGGGTACAGCTCGATTGCGCTTTATCACAACAACGAGCCTGTGGCAATTATGCGGAAACCGGAATTTTTCTTTCAGCGCAAAGAGGAGCGTTGTAGTCGACAATTTGGCACAAATAACGGAAATCATCCTTATATCAAG ATGATTCACGAATCAGGTGCTTTTCTCGTGGGCGGCGACTTGGAAGTGCTCGATCGTGTGCGATACAATGACGGTCTCGACAACTACCGTTTGACGCCAAACGAAATCCGTTTCCGACTGAAAGCCATGAAAGCCGATGCCGTCTTCGCATTCCAGCTTCGCAATCCAATCCACAACGGGCACGCGCTCCTCATGCAGGATTGTCGTCGTCAATTGCTCGAACGCGGCTTCCAAAATCCCGTTTTGTTGCTTCACCCGCTCGGCGGATGGACCAAAGACGACGACGTCCCGTTGCCGGTTCGCATGGCGCAACATCAAGCAGTTTTGGATGCGGGCGTTCTGGATCGCGAGACAACTTTGCTCGCAATTTTCCCGTCGCCAATGATGTATGCGGGTCCGACGGAGGTGCAATGGCACGCAAAAGCCCGCATGAATGCCGGAGCGAATTTCTACATTGTGGGACGAGATCCCGCGGGAATGCCGCATCCCGACAAGTCACTTTATCCCGATGGAAATTTGTATGAAGACACGCATGGCGCGAAAGTTCTTTCCATGGCACCGGGATTGGATAGTTTggag atcATCCCATTCCGCGTCGCAGCATACGACAAAAAGGCATCTCGCATGGCGTTCTTCGAACCGAGTCGCAAGGAAGACTTTGAATTTATATCAGGCACAAAAATGCGCGGATTCGCCCGCAACGGAGAACTTCCGCCAACTGGCTTCATGGAACCAAAAGCGTGGAAAATTCTCTCAGAGTACTACCAATCGttgaaaaaatag
- the LOC134838183 gene encoding bifunctional 3'-phosphoadenosine 5'-phosphosulfate synthase isoform X3, translating to MFFNEDNFYVKRRKTQKYCLQVATNVTEQKHHVTREMRGRNLGLCRGFRGCTIWLTGLSGAGKTSIAFELEAHLVARGIPAYGLDGDNIRTGLNKNLGFSQVDREENIRRVAEVAKLFADSGVICICSFVSPFAEDRDMARKIHKDADLKFFEIFVNTPLSVCESRDVKGLYKKAREGAIQGFTGVTQAYEAPEHPDLKVETENLSIKESTAKLLDLLVKNNIIPDFVREEAPIVELFVPTHRKQAAMEEAKTLPSLNISNVELQWLQVLAEGWAQPLKGFMREHEYLQVLHFNCLINETENIRDNMSVPIVLSASEADKKRLEGYSSIALYHNNEPVAIMRKPEFFFQRKEERCSRQFGTNNGNHPYIKMIHESGAFLVGGDLEVLDRVRYNDGLDNYRLTPNEIRFRLKAMKADAVFAFQLRNPIHNGHALLMQDCRRQLLERGFQNPVLLLHPLGGWTKDDDVPLPVRMAQHQAVLDAGVLDRETTLLAIFPSPMMYAGPTEVQWHAKARMNAGANFYIVGRDPAGMPHPDKSLYPDGNLYEDTHGAKVLSMAPGLDSLEIIPFRVAAYDKKASRMAFFEPSRKEDFEFISGTKMRGFARNGELPPTGFMEPKAWKILSEYYQSLKK from the exons ATGTTCTTCAACGAAGACAATTTTTACGTGAAAAGACGTAAAACTCAGAAATAC tGTTTACAAGTGGCAACAAACGTAACGGAACAAAAGCACCATGTCACACGTGAGATGCGCGGTCGAAATTTGGGTCTTTGTCGCGGTTTTCGCGGATGCACAATTTGGCTCACAGGTTTAAGTGGCGCCGGAAAAACCTCCATTGCCTTCGAGTTGGAAGCACATTTGGTCGCTCGTGGAATTCCTGCTTACGGACTCGACGGCGACAACATTCGTACgggtttaaataaaaatttgggatTCAGTCAAGTGGATCGTGAGGAAAATATTCGTCGTGTTGCTGAAGTTGCGAAACTTTTTGCCGATTCCGGCGTTATTTGTATCTGTTCGTTCGTGTCGCCGTTCGCCGAGGATCGCGATATGGCGCGAAAAATCCACAAAGATGCCGACTTGAAGTTTTTCGAGATTTTCGTCAATACGCCGCTGAGTGTTTGTGAGTCGCGCGACGTCAAAGGTCTGTACAAGAAGGCACGCGAAGGCGCAATTCAGGGATTTACGGGTGTTACGCAAGCCTACGAGGCGCCCGAACATCCCGACTTGAAGGTAGAAACGGAAAATTTGTCCATCAAGGAGTCGACGGCGAAACTGCTGGATTTGCTCgtgaaaaataacattattcCGGATTTTGTGCGCGAAGAGGCGCCAATTGTGGAACTTTTTGTGCCGACACATCGCAAACAGGCAGCGATGGAAGAGGCGAAAACACTGCCTTCGTTAAACATATCGAATGTCGAGCTGCAATGGCTGCAAGTGCTTGCCGAGGGATGGGCGCAACCGTTGAAAGGCTTTATGCGGGAACACGAATACCTTCAAGTGCtgcattttaattgtttgatcAACGAAACGGAGAACATTCGGGACAATATGTCGGTGCCAATTGTACTTTCGGCATCGGAAGCTGACAAAAAACGTCTCGAAGGGTACAGCTCGATTGCGCTTTATCACAACAACGAGCCTGTGGCAATTATGCGGAAACCGGAATTTTTCTTTCAGCGCAAAGAGGAGCGTTGTAGTCGACAATTTGGCACAAATAACGGAAATCATCCTTATATCAAG ATGATTCACGAATCAGGTGCTTTTCTCGTGGGCGGCGACTTGGAAGTGCTCGATCGTGTGCGATACAATGACGGTCTCGACAACTACCGTTTGACGCCAAACGAAATCCGTTTCCGACTGAAAGCCATGAAAGCCGATGCCGTCTTCGCATTCCAGCTTCGCAATCCAATCCACAACGGGCACGCGCTCCTCATGCAGGATTGTCGTCGTCAATTGCTCGAACGCGGCTTCCAAAATCCCGTTTTGTTGCTTCACCCGCTCGGCGGATGGACCAAAGACGACGACGTCCCGTTGCCGGTTCGCATGGCGCAACATCAAGCAGTTTTGGATGCGGGCGTTCTGGATCGCGAGACAACTTTGCTCGCAATTTTCCCGTCGCCAATGATGTATGCGGGTCCGACGGAGGTGCAATGGCACGCAAAAGCCCGCATGAATGCCGGAGCGAATTTCTACATTGTGGGACGAGATCCCGCGGGAATGCCGCATCCCGACAAGTCACTTTATCCCGATGGAAATTTGTATGAAGACACGCATGGCGCGAAAGTTCTTTCCATGGCACCGGGATTGGATAGTTTggag atcATCCCATTCCGCGTCGCAGCATACGACAAAAAGGCATCTCGCATGGCGTTCTTCGAACCGAGTCGCAAGGAAGACTTTGAATTTATATCAGGCACAAAAATGCGCGGATTCGCCCGCAACGGAGAACTTCCGCCAACTGGCTTCATGGAACCAAAAGCGTGGAAAATTCTCTCAGAGTACTACCAATCGttgaaaaaatag
- the LOC134838183 gene encoding bifunctional 3'-phosphoadenosine 5'-phosphosulfate synthase isoform X2, translated as MGDSAEQNPKASSSSSYNDAKVDGLSSSGTTTADKIVHKRQKTCLQVATNVTEQKHHVTREMRGRNLGLCRGFRGCTIWLTGLSGAGKTSIAFELEAHLVARGIPAYGLDGDNIRTGLNKNLGFSQVDREENIRRVAEVAKLFADSGVICICSFVSPFAEDRDMARKIHKDADLKFFEIFVNTPLSVCESRDVKGLYKKAREGAIQGFTGVTQAYEAPEHPDLKVETENLSIKESTAKLLDLLVKNNIIPDFVREEAPIVELFVPTHRKQAAMEEAKTLPSLNISNVELQWLQVLAEGWAQPLKGFMREHEYLQVLHFNCLINETENIRDNMSVPIVLSASEADKKRLEGYSSIALYHNNEPVAIMRKPEFFFQRKEERCSRQFGTNNGNHPYIKMIHESGAFLVGGDLEVLDRVRYNDGLDNYRLTPNEIRFRLKAMKADAVFAFQLRNPIHNGHALLMQDCRRQLLERGFQNPVLLLHPLGGWTKDDDVPLPVRMAQHQAVLDAGVLDRETTLLAIFPSPMMYAGPTEVQWHAKARMNAGANFYIVGRDPAGMPHPDKSLYPDGNLYEDTHGAKVLSMAPGLDSLEIIPFRVAAYDKKASRMAFFEPSRKEDFEFISGTKMRGFARNGELPPTGFMEPKAWKILSEYYQSLKK; from the exons atgggCGACTCAGCAGAACAAAATCCAAAAGCAAGTTCAAGCTCGAGCTATAACGATGCAAAAGTCGATGGATTATCATCATCGGGCACAACAACTGCCGATAAGATTGTCCACAAGCGACAAAAAACT tGTTTACAAGTGGCAACAAACGTAACGGAACAAAAGCACCATGTCACACGTGAGATGCGCGGTCGAAATTTGGGTCTTTGTCGCGGTTTTCGCGGATGCACAATTTGGCTCACAGGTTTAAGTGGCGCCGGAAAAACCTCCATTGCCTTCGAGTTGGAAGCACATTTGGTCGCTCGTGGAATTCCTGCTTACGGACTCGACGGCGACAACATTCGTACgggtttaaataaaaatttgggatTCAGTCAAGTGGATCGTGAGGAAAATATTCGTCGTGTTGCTGAAGTTGCGAAACTTTTTGCCGATTCCGGCGTTATTTGTATCTGTTCGTTCGTGTCGCCGTTCGCCGAGGATCGCGATATGGCGCGAAAAATCCACAAAGATGCCGACTTGAAGTTTTTCGAGATTTTCGTCAATACGCCGCTGAGTGTTTGTGAGTCGCGCGACGTCAAAGGTCTGTACAAGAAGGCACGCGAAGGCGCAATTCAGGGATTTACGGGTGTTACGCAAGCCTACGAGGCGCCCGAACATCCCGACTTGAAGGTAGAAACGGAAAATTTGTCCATCAAGGAGTCGACGGCGAAACTGCTGGATTTGCTCgtgaaaaataacattattcCGGATTTTGTGCGCGAAGAGGCGCCAATTGTGGAACTTTTTGTGCCGACACATCGCAAACAGGCAGCGATGGAAGAGGCGAAAACACTGCCTTCGTTAAACATATCGAATGTCGAGCTGCAATGGCTGCAAGTGCTTGCCGAGGGATGGGCGCAACCGTTGAAAGGCTTTATGCGGGAACACGAATACCTTCAAGTGCtgcattttaattgtttgatcAACGAAACGGAGAACATTCGGGACAATATGTCGGTGCCAATTGTACTTTCGGCATCGGAAGCTGACAAAAAACGTCTCGAAGGGTACAGCTCGATTGCGCTTTATCACAACAACGAGCCTGTGGCAATTATGCGGAAACCGGAATTTTTCTTTCAGCGCAAAGAGGAGCGTTGTAGTCGACAATTTGGCACAAATAACGGAAATCATCCTTATATCAAG ATGATTCACGAATCAGGTGCTTTTCTCGTGGGCGGCGACTTGGAAGTGCTCGATCGTGTGCGATACAATGACGGTCTCGACAACTACCGTTTGACGCCAAACGAAATCCGTTTCCGACTGAAAGCCATGAAAGCCGATGCCGTCTTCGCATTCCAGCTTCGCAATCCAATCCACAACGGGCACGCGCTCCTCATGCAGGATTGTCGTCGTCAATTGCTCGAACGCGGCTTCCAAAATCCCGTTTTGTTGCTTCACCCGCTCGGCGGATGGACCAAAGACGACGACGTCCCGTTGCCGGTTCGCATGGCGCAACATCAAGCAGTTTTGGATGCGGGCGTTCTGGATCGCGAGACAACTTTGCTCGCAATTTTCCCGTCGCCAATGATGTATGCGGGTCCGACGGAGGTGCAATGGCACGCAAAAGCCCGCATGAATGCCGGAGCGAATTTCTACATTGTGGGACGAGATCCCGCGGGAATGCCGCATCCCGACAAGTCACTTTATCCCGATGGAAATTTGTATGAAGACACGCATGGCGCGAAAGTTCTTTCCATGGCACCGGGATTGGATAGTTTggag atcATCCCATTCCGCGTCGCAGCATACGACAAAAAGGCATCTCGCATGGCGTTCTTCGAACCGAGTCGCAAGGAAGACTTTGAATTTATATCAGGCACAAAAATGCGCGGATTCGCCCGCAACGGAGAACTTCCGCCAACTGGCTTCATGGAACCAAAAGCGTGGAAAATTCTCTCAGAGTACTACCAATCGttgaaaaaatag